The Oncorhynchus mykiss isolate Arlee chromosome 17, USDA_OmykA_1.1, whole genome shotgun sequence genomic interval GTTTCCATTATGCTTACAAGACACGGTGCAGTGCACATAGCTCAGGGGACACAGTCCTCTTGGCTCCAGGGTTGTGTGTCTTTGTGGGACAGATCTGGTCCTGTGTAGCTCAGATGGTAGACCATGGGGCCTGTAATTCCAaggtagtgggttcgattcccgggaccacccatatgtaaattgtatgcacgcatgactgaaagtcgctttggataaaagagtGTGCTACATGGCATATGTTATGACATTAACTCTGGCTGAAACTCTACCCTAAATGTAAGAGAACAAATTCAGGACTAATTCCAATAGAACGCAGTCACCAGTAATTCCCAGACTCTTGTTTAAATCTAAAGGCCTTCTGTTCACTAGTTCCTGGTTTAGTCTTTTGTCTCAAATGGGTGTCGTGGTGGTGAATTCAGGATGCTTCTTCTATAAGCCAAGGCCACAGAGGACTGTAGTGTGTATATGCCAAGGCCACAGAGGACTGTAGTGTGTATATGCCAAGGCCACAGAGGACTGTAGTGTGTATAAGCCAAGGCCACAGaggactgtagtgtgtgtgtataagccaaggccacagaggactgtagtgtgtatatgccaaggccacagaggactgtagtgtgtaatgccaaggccacagaggactgtagtgtgtaatgccaaggccacagaggactgtagtgtgtaatgccaaggccacagaggactgtagtgtgtaatgccaaggccacagaggactgtagtgtgtatatgccaaggccacagaggactgtagtgtgtgtgtataagccaaggccacagaggactgtagtgtgtgtgtgtgtataagccaaggccacagaggactgtagtgtgtatatgccaaggccacagaggactgtagtgtgtaatgccaaggccacagaggactgtagtgtgtaatgccaaggccacagaggactgtagtgtgtatatgccaaggccacagaggactgtagtgtgtgtgtataagccaaggccacagaggactgtagtgtgtgtgtgtgtataagccaaggccacagaggactgtagtgtgtgtgtataagccaaggccacagaggactgtagtgtgtataagccaaggccacagaggactgtagtgtgtataagccaaggccacagaggactgtagtgtgtgtgtataagccAAGGCCACAGAGGACTGTAGTGTGTGTATAAGCCAAGGCCACAGAGGACTGTAGTGTGTATACGCCAAGGCCACAGAGGTCTGTAGTGTGTATATGCCAAGGCCACAGAGGACTGTAGTGTGTATAAGCCTATGCCACAGAGGACTGTAGTGTGTGTATAAGCCAAGGCCACAGAGGACTGTAGTGTGTGTATAAGCCAAGGCCACAGAGGACTGTAGTGTGTGTATAAGCCAAGGCCACAGAGGACTGTAGTGTGTGTATAAGCCAAGGCCACAGAGGACTGTAGTGTGTGTAAGCCTAGGCCACAGAGGACTGTAGTGTGTGTATAAGCCAAGGCCACAGAGGACTGTAGTGTGTATACGCCAAGGCCACAGAGGACTGTAGTGTGTATACGCCAAGGCCACAGAGGACTGTAGTGTGTATACGCCAAGGCCACAGAGGACTGTAGTGTGTGTATACGCCAAGGCCACAGAGGACTGTAGTGTGTATACGCCAAGGCCACAGAGGACTGTAGTGTGTATACGCCAAGGCCACAGAGGACTGTAGTGTGTATAAGCCAAGGCCACAGAGGACTGTAGTGTGTGTATAAGCCAAGGCCACAGAGGACTGTAGTGTGTAGCTAGGCCTGGGCTATTGCACTCACTAACTGACATTGCTCAAGATACTCTACATGACCAAGATGCACTCTGCTAGACCAAGATGCACTCTGCTAGACCAAGATGCACTCTACATGACCAAGATGCACTCTACATGACCAAGATGCACTCTACATGACCAAGATGCACTCTACATGACCAAGATGCACTCTATATGACCAAGATGCACTCTACTAGACCAAGAGGCACTCTACTAGACCAATATGCACTCTGCTAGACCAAGATATAGGAATCGAACCTGCAATAATTGGGCCATGCTTTTAACAACATGTCAATACACACTTTTGTGAAACACATAGTGAACCCTTCCTTATATGTAGATACCTGTAATGTTCCACACTTCCACAGTAGACTAACAAGATGTATTTAAACAGTAATAATCCATACGCTAATTGTTACCCCCGATCAACAagttgctagagagagagagagagagagagagagcgggccgGCTGGGATATACATAACATTCCTCTCTTCCACAGTAAACTAGTAAACTAGTTAAACGTCATTCCCAGGCTATTTTCAGCACCTCTGATTCTGTCAGATGAAGGTGTTGCAACAGCATCCGAGCAGAGAGTCAGCAGACAATCTGGACGTGTCATCAGTCTACCAGGTcatcgttgttgttgttgtggtattCAAATAAGAGGCACCTGATCGCTGTCATCACACTGAAGAGGCCGTGTAGGTTTGACGATAACATCTGGGGCTGGCcgcgttccaaatggcatcctgttccctGTGCACTCTCTGGtggaatgtagtgcactatgcagggaatggGGTGCTCTTTGGGACGCGCCTGGAGGaagtcttttactttcagtttgaTTGTCCTCTGACTTTTAGCTGAGAAATCCTCTTCCGTGATGACTCACTCATGTTTGGTCAAACCAGAAGGGTGTCTTTGTCATAAGAGAATAGagggaatagattagaactgatcCATTATACGACAGGGGAAACATGGATTTCTTGCTGACACAGACAGAACCCACCCGTCTGTTTCATTGGGCCAAGGGTGGTGATGAGGGTGATGAGGGTGGTATGGAGACgggttgtgttgtgtgtattattttttgttgacTGTGTGGTGGCTAACTACTAACAAACTGTTCCGTTTTGATTTGACTCTCTTCTGTCTTCTTCTCTGGTCTGTCAGCCTAAGGCATTCTGGGTGATGGGGGAGGGGTACTTTGTCTCTGAGTGGCAGGAAACCACAGGCATGCAGCCACCACTCtgttgagggagagagacagagagagaattatAAATACCACCAATATTTATCTGTTTATCGTCCCCCGCTATTCGAACTACatctatttgcacattgttaaaaCATAGCTGATAATATAACACTTGAAATGTCTATTTTTTTCAACCTTTTTaagtgcaatgtttactgttcatttcaaaTAGTTTTTTGTTTGATGTTGTTCAATAAATTTCTTCTtacttgtttatttcacttgctttggcaatgtaaacatacagtatgtttccatgccaataaaaccctttgaattaaattgagagacgcagagagagagaggcagagatgttcagagagagaaggagtggcagagggagtgagactgagagcatagcagagagagaaggagtggcagagggagtgagactgagagcatagcagagagagaaggagtggcaGAGGGAGTGAGGCTGAGAGCATGgcagagtgagaagagagagagagggggaggtaaagTCCTTTCCCATCATTTTTCTGTTCCCTATCAAAGTAGTGTAACACAAACAGCTTCTCTGCTGGCCTTGGGAACCAGATTCACAACGTGGTTTTCATATCGCACAAGAAAGAAGGGTAGTTTTTCTGACAATGCTGCTGCTGCTTGTTTCTTAGCAGTGTAAGTCGTGTTTCAGTCATTGTTTATTTCTAACAGGCtcagtaaaaatgtatgaaaaaaaagACACAAAACTAACTAATATAAACTAATATGAGACGTTTAGACGAGGGTCGTTAAGTAGGGCACTGAAAAGTTTTGAAACGGAAATTAGTTTCTTATTTGAAGAGATCAGGAAGTACCTTCTAGCTTCTAAAAGTTTCCCCAGTTTTGTCACTACTGAACATGATCCAGGGAGGAGCCGTTGTGTGTTTAAGGGGAGTGAGCCGTTGTTGACCGAGGTAATCCAACATTCCAGAATGTTCGATAGAAATGCATTGTGTAGATATGATTGTCTATCTATCATGTCGAATAGGGCATGCTCTATAttattcattacatttctatctgcaatgttctGCAATGTTACGGAACAAGAGCCCAgatgtcagtcagccagtcagccagtcagccagtcagaagTGCTGACAACGGCATGCAGGCTTAGCTCTCTGTCCTTGTGAGAAGCAAACATACTGGTTGGATCAGGCCCTTTTCCTGTGCTAACTTTGCAACTTGATTACTCCATTATGAAGATGGAGAATATCTCATTCCACACATGGTTTAACACTTGCGTCAAGATGAGGTTGTTTGAGGCTGTTTTGAGTATATTTGTCATGGTTGGAGTTGAGTTAGTCTGCATctctgtgcttctacacctgcattgcttgctgtttggggttttaggctgggtttctgtacagcactttgagatatcagctgatgtacgaagggctatataaataaatttgatttgattttgatttgatctcaAATGGCTCCCtgctccctttatagtgcactacttttgcccagggccGATAGGGCTTCGGCATGCTTTGGTTCAGCTGGCGCCTAGCCCCACTCTGCCAGGTGaaccgaacgagtgtgctcgcgtgctcccttaaaagacctttgctTAAAAGAAACCGAAAACGGTAATAGTATGTTTTGTTCATCTGGAGTCGCCGCAGCCAGtctacacttcctcaaaatagttaCAATTCATCGAACTCacaaaatctgtcattcatttggACTTTTTTTTTCCCTAAGGAGATCTTAGTCAAACAATTGTCCatttaactaagatgtttggtgcagtatttttcgaagggaaaggggatacctagtcagttatacatcTGAATGCATTttaccgaaatgtgtcttccacatttaacccaacccctctgaatcagagaggtgcagggggctgccttgtTGTTggctaactgccttgctcaagggcagaacggcagatttttccaccttagGGATTCGacccagtgacctttcggttactggctcaatgcCCTTAACCGCTAGGAAATGAGTGTTCTATAAATGAAGTGTTCTAACAGacacttcattgaagaatccctactgttgaccaataaCCGATGAAGGGGTGTCGACTTCGGATTGCCTTGTGAAATGTTGTGCGCCCGTACAGCCACAAAAACACCTGCCGaagaccaaaacaaacaaaaacatcacaGAAATACATGCACAAACTGTTTCTGCTGGGAAGAACACAGAGGCCTTTACATAGGGTAAAATAACATCCTATTACTTATAGGCCTGTTGGGTCCCAGAGGTCACACGCAcggacgcatacacacacacacacacacacaggcacacacacacacacacacacacacacacacacacacagggtacacACGTTCCTCCTCTCTCCCGTTGCTCCTCTCTGGGTGTGTTTGAGTCTGGCTGCTAATGCCAAACAGATAGAGTTTCTCTTCCTTCCTCAGGCCCAGGCGACAGGCCTGCTGCTGGTTGGTCGGTGGTGGTTCTATTTCTGGACTTACAGGGATCCTTCTTTgaggtgtgtcccaaatggcaatatttccctatttagtgcacttccttcgaccaggggccataggggagtggtagaggatagggtttcatttgggatgcaccccagTTCTTCCGTCTCTGAACATCTGTTCTGGCTGCCGTCATCtcacaggctgaccgaggtgCATGGAATCACAAGGCAAACATATTCCTTTAGCCCCTCCCCCCGCTGTTTTGTTtcctgtcgagagagagagagagagagaatttgaaaACGAATTAAACAAATCCAGCATTGATAACACCCATATCTTCTAGGTGAAATACCGCAGTGTGTAATCACAGCAGCGAGATGTGTGgcctgttgccatgagaaaagggcagcCAGTGGAGCACAAACAGCATTATAAATACCACCAATATTTATGTTTATCGTCCCTATActacaactatttgcacattgctaaAACATAGCTGATAATAACACTTACATTGTCTATATTTTTTCAACCTTTTTGAGTGCGACGTTCACTTGTAATTTCTAATCGTTTTTTGTTGGAGTTGTTCAATTAGTTTCTTCtcacttttgtttgtttatttcacttgctttggaaatgtaaacatacagtatgtccccatgccaataaaacccaatgtaaacatacagtatgttcccatgccaataaaacccaatgtaaacatacagtatgttcccatgccaataaaacccaatgtaaacatacagtatgtccccatgccaataaaacccaatgtaaacatacagtatgttcccatgccaataaaacccaatctaaacatacagtatgttcccatgccaataaaacccaatgtaaacatacagtatgttcccatgccaataaaacccaatgtaaacatacagtatgtccccatgccaataaaacccaatgtaaacatacagtatgttcccatgccaataaaacccaatgtaaacatacagtatgttccccatgccaataaaacccaatgtaaacatacagtatgtccccATGCCAATacaacccaatgtaaacatacagtatgttcccatgccaataaaacccaatgtaaacatacagtatgttcccatgccaataaaacccaatgtaaacatacagtatgtccccatgccaataaaacccaatgtaaacatacagtatgtccccatgccaataaaacccaatgtaaacatacagtatgttcccatgccaataaaacccaatctaaacatacagtatgttccccatgccaataaaacccaatgtaaacatacagtatgtccccatgccaataaaacccaatgtaaacatacagtatgtccccatgccaataaaacccaatgtaaacatacagtatgttccccatgccaataaaacccaatgtaaacatacagtatgttccccatgccaataaaacccaatgtaaacatacagtatgttcccatgccaataaaacccaatgtaaacatacagtatgttcccatgccaataaaacccaatgtaaacatacagtatgttcccatgccaataaaacccaatgtaaacatacagtatgttccccatgccaataaaacccaatgtagacatacagtatgtccccatgccaataaaacccaatgtaaacatacagtatgtccccatgccaataaaacccattgaattgagagagcgagactgagagcatggcagagagagaaggagtggcaGAGGGAGTGAGGCTGAGAGcatggcagagagagaagagcgagaggtgGGAGGTAAAGTCCTTTCCCATCATTTTTCTGTTCCCTATCAAAGTAGTGTAAGACAAACAGCTTCTCCGCTGGCCTTGGGAACCAGATTCACAACATGTGGTTTTCTTTTCGCAccagaattatttttttcccaACACCGTTGCTGCTtgtgtcacgtatactccctcttcGGCGCTCGAGGTCGTCTGgctcattattacgcacacctgtcaccattgttatGCGCATCAGcgcctcatcagactcacctggattcCATCATCTCCCTGATTACCTTTCCTATATCAGTcatccctttggttccttccccaggcgttattgactGTTTGTGTTCCATGGCTGTACACTACGCGTGTGTCTCGTTCTGGTCTATGCTTGTTTAGTTATTAAAgatccactccctgtacttgcttcctgactcccagtgtaGACGGTACCCCTTGTTTAGTTATTAAAgatccactccctgtacttgcttcctgactcccagtgtaGACGGTACCCCTTGTTTAGTTATTAAAgatccactccctgtacttgcttcctgactcccagtgtaGACGGTACCCCTTGTTTAGTTATTAAAgatccactccctgtacttgcttcctgactcccagtgtaGACGGTACCCCTTGTTTAGTTATTAAAgatccactccctgtacttgcttcctgactcccagtgtaGACGGTACCCCTTGTTTAGTTATTAAAgatccactccctgtacttgcttcctgactcccagtgtaGACGGTACCCCTTGTTTAGTTATTAAAgatccactccctgtacttgcttcctgactcccagtgtaGACGGTACGGCTTGTTTCTTAGTAAGTCGTGTTTCAGTCATTGTTTCATTCTAACAGGCTCAGTAAAAATGGGATGAAAAAAGACAAACTAATATGAGACGTTTAGACGAGGGTTGTTAAGTAGGGCACTGAAAAGTTTTGACACGGAAATGAGTTTCTTATTTGAAGAGATCAGGAAGTACCTTCTAGCTTCAATCAGTTTCTCAAAGTTTCCCCAGAACTCAAATGTGTTTCACTTGAAATGAAACTGAATGAATGAGCggtcaggctggttccaccaggcgaGCGTTTTCCTGATTGTGAGGCTTGAGTGAATAAGCCAGAAACAAGGACGCTGAtggaaataaataattaaaccattGTAGGCAGCCTCCCTGTATGCAGGAATACTATGGACCCTGCCAGGCCCAGCACCAATATGTCTAGGTTGCTtcttaaatggcacccttttccctatgtagtgcactactattgacactatgggccctggttaaaagtggtgcactacatagagatagggaatagggttccatttgggacacagttccTGAGCACAAGGTACAGGAGGTTATCAGGGTCAGGTAAGGGAAGCACCCAGGTGGCAGACAGTGGGGTgtttaaggggaaggttctgtcCTGTCTGTGCTGCCCTCAACAAGCTACAGTTGGTCTGGATTGAACCTTTTTGTTAAATGTGTgttccaaatgtcaccctattccctatatagtgcactaattctgACCATGACCTAAAATAGTTTACTAAAtaatatagggtgccatttgggatgcaccaaATGAGTGtgttggggggagggggaagagtcTCATTTCTTGTTGGTAAGGTAACGATACACTTCCTGTACGGATCCACTGGTCCAATATGTTTCCACCCAAAGAACAAAGGAGAATCTCTAGCAGCATGTACTGtgttttctcttctcctccctgtcctcttcaTTCCTTCTCTTTTCCCTCCAGTCCCCATCTCAATGAGACTAacctgtaggggagagtggggaatGTTGAGCCATTtcttacattcagcatcactacgtcaagggaaatatagtattctttctaacaacaacatctacatatatttcaggatgttgtgtatccctggaaagaATCAGAATCCATTCAAACATGGATATATCTGGGCTGCTGcatccacctcttcctcctcatctttctcctcctcttcctctctctttctcctccctgttCTCTTTGTTCTCTTCCAGCAAAGTCTCTAACTTTCTCAGTGAGACCAACCTGTAAAGATCATTTTACAAAAGTAACACTAAACAAACACCAAAGTGTTTTCTTTGGTTAATTTGTGTTCGATCTTTGGTTATGTGTGTTTCTAGATGGGCCAGGTGAGCAGGAGGAGATGGAgcggggaggaggaagaggaggaagagggggtccAGGTCCAGCCGCGGGTGGAGATGTCCTGAGTGGGGAGGAGGAgttgagtgaggaggagaagacaagaaagagagcagagagacgcAGGGCTAAGAGAAAGGtgagtggaacacacacacacttgtactaCGTCACACCTATACCACATCATAATCAACCTGGTAACACTTAAAATGAAGTTTCTCTTCTACCTGTGGAACCTGTAATAACACTGTCATTACTACAGTAACATTGTTGCTACATAGTCATTAAGAAATGTCTGTGTAATTAATGTTAATGAATAATTAATGACGTAATAGAGTTAAATAATGGAGTTGGTTTTTGATATTGCACCAGAGAAATAAGGAACCAGTGACTATTTGTTTATCTCTGTCATTCCTGGTCCACCTGTCATTATCTCTGTCATACCTGGTCCACCTGTCATCATTCCTGGTCCACCTGTCATTATCTTTATTATACCTGGTCCACCTGTCATCATTCCTGGTCCACCTGTCATTATCTCTGTCATACCTGGTCCACCTGTCATCATCATCTCTGTCGTACCTGGTCCACCTGTCATCATCCCTGTCGTACCTGGTCCAcctgccatcatcatctctgtcgtacctggtccacctgccatcatcatctctgtcgtacctggtccacctgtcatcatcatctctgtcgtacctggtccacctgccatcatcatctctgtcgtacctggtccacctgccttcatcatctctgtcgtacctggtccacctgccatcatcatctctgtCGTACCTTGTCCACCTGCCATCATTTCTGTCGTACCTGGTCCACCTGCCATCATTTCTGTCGTACCTGGTCCACGTCCACCTGCCATCCTCTGTCGTACCCGGTCCAcctgccatcatcatctctgtCGTACCCGGTCCACCTGTCATCATCTCTGTCGTACCTGGTCCACCTGCCATCATCATCTGTCGTACCTGGTCCAcctgccatcatcatctctgtcgtagctggtccacctgccatcattatctctgtcgtacctggtccacctgccatcatcatctctgtcgtacctggtccacctgccatcatcatcatcatctctgtcgtacctggtccacctgccatcatcatctgtcgtacctggtccacctgccatcatcatctctgtcgtacctggtccacctgccatcatcatcatcatctctgtcgtacctggtccacctgccatcatcatcatctctgtcgtacctggtccacctgccatcatcatctctgtcgtacctggtccacctgccatcatcatcatcatcatctctgtcGTACCTGGTCCACCTGCCATAGTCATCTCTGTTGTACCTGGTCCACCTGCCATCATCATCTCTATCGTACCTGGTCCACCTGCCATAATCATCTCTGTCGTACCTGGTCCACCTTTTACCATTCTCTCTttacagagacagaaagaacgaaagaaactggagaaggagaagagcgCGGATGCTGAGCAGGAGGGAGAAGCGTCAGAGTCTGAGAGTgaaagtgaggaggaggaggtagagagggtagTACCTCCTGCCAAGAACAAGCCCACGCCTCCTCTCACTGTGTCTGGGAACAAGAGCAACCGCCAGCCCCCTGTCAGGACCCCAGAGGAggtagggaagggagggagggaaggacatGGAAGGcagggaggtatggaggggaGGATACACCAGAGAAACAAATAGATATAGGATAATAGAAAGTATTtatttgtctctttctgtctattatatctgcgtcccaaatgacaccccattccctatataatgcccTACTTCTGAACAGAGCTATATgattctatgggccctggtcataagcAGTGCATTATAAGGGTGCCGTTTTGGTTTATATCTCCTTCTCTAGGAGCCAGAGTGGGACGTCCGCAGTGCGTTTGTGGCCAACGCTGCCAGTCACATCAGACCTAAAGCCAGGACCAGTGCAGGCCACGCCTCTAGAGAGAACAAGGAGAACGAGTCTAGGACCAGCGAGGTGCGGAGagctggatacacacacacacacacgcgcacacagagGCAGTGTTAACTGAGTTGTCTCATTTCAGGTGGAGAGTTCAGACCCTGTGAAGAAGAAGGGAGCTTCACTAACAGGTGACATGATCACAATTGTCTCAGAATGATTATTTCTATTCACTGAAATGACCCCAGTTtaacactgtatgtgtgtggtctCCTCTAGAGAAGGGTATTCAGCTGTTTAAGCAGGGCCAGTACTCTCAGGCTGTGGACATGTTCTCTGAGGCTATCCACTGTGACCCCaaagaccacaggtacaccttaaAGCTTGACCTCTGACCCTAAATACAACGTATCGCACCACTATGCTCTCTGACCTGAAATTAGATTTCTGTCAACTTGTGTTTtaatgtgtcctctctctctctctctttcttccttccctctctcgctatctgtctctctgtctctttctctttcaggtTCTTTGGGAATCGTTCATACTGCTACTGGTGTCTGGAGCTCTACCCCTCTGCCCTATCAGACGCTCAGAGGTCCATCCAGCTCGCCCCTGATTGGCCAAAGGGATACTTCCGCAAGGGGAGTGCACTGATGGGGTTAAAGGTCAGTGTCTGAGCTCTCTACTGTGAACGTGaacattcctgtgtgtgtgtgtctgtctgtctgtctgtctgtgaaatCTGACTCaatcttcctcccctcttctctctccagcgGTATGGTGAGGCAGAGGGGGCCATGCAGCAGGTGTTGAAGCTGGATCAGGACTGTGAGGAGGCCTCCATTGAGCTCTTCAACTGCAAGGTCCTGCAGCTTATGGTGAGGGGAGACTGGGGTCAggggtcaaatcaaattttattagtcacttgcaccgaatacaacaggtgtagtagaccttacagtgaaatgcttacttacgaacccctaaccaacaatgtagttaaaaataaattaatatgaagaaataaaagtaacaagtaattaaagagcagcagtaaaataacaatagcgaagACTATATAcggagggggtaccggtacagagtcaatgtgcgggggcaccggttagttgaggtaatatgtacatgtaggtagagttatttaagtgactatgcatagatgataacagagagtagcagcagtgtaaaagagagggtggggggacaatgaaaatagtctgggtagccatttgattagctgttcaggagtcttatggcttgggggtagaagttgtttagaagcctcttggacctacacttggcgctccggtaccgcttgccctgtggtagcagagaaaacagtctatgactaaggtggctggaatctgaccatttttagggccttcctctgacaccgccaggtatagaggtcctggatggcaggaagcttggccccagtgatgtacttggcctttcgcactaccctctatagtgctttgcggtcggaggccgggcagtgatgcaacctgctctcaatggtgcagctgtagaaccttttgaggatctgaggacccatgtcaaatcttttcagtcttataatgggggtgtgctcagtcctctttttcctgtagtcctcaatcatctcctttgtcttgatcacgttgagggagaggttgttgtcctggcaccacactgccaggtctctccgTCGGTGATCAgtgctaccactgttgtgtcattggcaaacgtaatgatggtgttggagtcgtgcatggccatgcagtcatgagtgaacagggaatacaggtagggactgagcacgcacccctgaggggcccccgtgttgaggatcagcgtggcggatgtgttgttacctacccttaccacctgggggc includes:
- the LOC110487250 gene encoding uncharacterized protein LOC110487250, which gives rise to MVELMKFTRDICRLLGIGGDGPGEQEEMERGGGRGGRGGPGPAAGGDVLSGEEELSEEEKTRKRAERRRAKRKRQKERKKLEKEKSADAEQEGEASESESESEEEEVERVVPPAKNKPTPPLTVSGNKSNRQPPVRTPEEEPEWDVRSAFVANAASHIRPKARTSAGHASRENKENESRTSEVESSDPVKKKGASLTEKGIQLFKQGQYSQAVDMFSEAIHCDPKDHRFFGNRSYCYWCLELYPSALSDAQRSIQLAPDWPKGYFRKGSALMGLKRYGEAEGAMQQVLKLDQDCEEASIELFNCKVLQLMDLGFEEGQSVLLLEKFTTVQAALGSPEADRVVDLSSPEDSTGSPCPSLWVGNVTVDLTEKHIWDLFKTCGEIESIRVLHERFCAFVNFKNANMAARALERLQGVELESTRLVIRYPDRWMQRTPPSPQRTNSIGLNTSSASQYDSTGTRRMAPINGDECFFWRTTGCFYGDRCRFKHKPDQRGRDRKPWQP